The DNA region TTTACATGGGTGCGTTCGTCGTTATCGGTTTCCTCATTCCGTATACCGACCCGAACCTTCTTAACAGCAGTATCGAAAACATCTCCATCAGTCCGTTCACGCTCGTATTCGAACGTGCCGGCATGATCGCGGCGGCAAGCTTCATCAATGCCGTCATCTTGACAAGCGTCCTCTCGGCAGGCAACTCGGGTCTTTATGTATCGACTCGTATGCTCTATGCACTTGCCGAAGAAGGCAAAGCTCCGAAACTCTTCCTCAAGCTCAACAAACGCGGTGTACCTGTCCCGGCACTCTGTGCTACGGCAGTATTCGGTTTGGCGGCCTTCGTCACCTCCCTTATCGGTGAAGGTGCGGCATACACGTGGCTCGTCAACATCAGCGGTATGGCAGGCTTCCTCACATGGATCGGCATCGCCATCTGCCACTATCGTTTCCGTCGTGCGTTCAAAGCACAAGGAAGATCCCTCTCCGAGCTTCCGTACAAAGCATCCCTCTTCCCGTTCGGTCCGATCCTTGCTCTCGTGCTCTGCCTCATCGTAACGGCAGGTCAGAACTACACCGCCTTCACGGGCGACAGCATCGACTGGTACGGCGCAAGCGTAGCGTATATCGGCATCCCGGTATTCCTTGCCGTATACCTCTACTACAAGATCAAACACAAAACGAAACTTATCCCGCTCAAAGAGATCGACCTCTCGAGACATCACGACTAAGGATAAGAAAAAAGCCCTGTTCCTTTTGCGGAACGGGGCTTTCGTTATATGGGAGAAGCAAAACAAAAGACCACTCCGCGTTGGAGTGGTCTTTTGTCGTATATGAGGAGTAGAAGAGTGTATTACAATTTCTCGATCGCATCAATTTTACGTTTATCAAACAGAGCCGTACCGAAGAATACGACCATGCTGACGAACCATTCCTGATAGATGAGCTGCGGGAAGATGTGCGTTGCCGGGCAGAATTTCCACAGGATGAGTGTGATGATACCTGCGGCGATCGCGTTGAACGCGGCACTCTTACGGCACAGGTGCGGAGCGAACATCGTAACGAGGATAATTAAGCTGAACGGTGCAAGGAGGCTAAGACCGATCATAAGCGTTGCGATGATGCCGCTGATGGTGAGCGCAAGACCGAGCGTGAGGATACCGAGAAGCACGACGAGGATCTTCGTGATGCGGACGAGTTTTTCCTGGCTCGCGTTCGGGTCGATGGTACGAGCGTAGATGTCGTTCGAGAAGAGCGTTGCCGAGCTTAAAAGCAGGTTACAAGCCGTCGATACATCGGCTGCCCACAGAGCCGCAAGCGTAAGACCTGCGATGATCGGATCGAGCTGCATGATGGTCATCGGAAGCGCCAGTGCAGGACTGACATCGGGGAAGTTGATGCGTGCGATGACACCGAGGAGCGCGCAGATGAAGCCGACGGGGAGCATCAAAAGACCGCCGTAGACGAAGCCGTTACGCGCCGTTTTGGCATCTTTGGCACCGAGGGATATCTGAATGATACTCTGGAGCGAGAGGTTGACGGTGATGAGAACGACGATCCAGCTGATGATGGTCATCAGGCCGACGCCGTCGATGAAGCTGAAGAACGGTGCGCCTTCGGGAAGACGGATAGCGATAGCATCAAGACCGCCGTTCATCGAAACGCAGATGACTGTTGCGACGATGACACCGATGTACTGGAGTGCGACATTGAGTAAGTTCGCCAGTGCGCTCGACCACATACCGCCGATCGACGTAACACCGATGAATACGATAGCACTCGTTATCATACCGCCTTCCAAGCTGAAGACATCAGGCATGAGAGCGCAGAGGATAGAACCGCCCGCTACATACTGAAGCGACATGATAGTGAGCTGGATAAGAATCTGACAGAAGATACCGACGACCATGCCCGCCTTGTTGTAATGACGGCCGAGCATTTCGGGGATCGTCGTAATATTGATCTTGCGATACCGTTTCGCAACGAGAAGACCCATCACGATAGCACCGATACCCCAAGCGGTGGTGTACCAGCCTGCCGACAAGCCGACTTTGTACGCCTGTTCGGCAACGCCGATCGTGGACGCACCGCCGACCGCCAGACCGACGATGGTGACCATGATGAGAGGAGTCGTCAGCTTACGACCTGCCAGAACGTAGTTGGCGATCGTACCTTTTGCGAGGTTCTGTGCATAATAGCTGATCGCGAACAAAAATACGATATAAAGACAAACGAGAACAACTTGGATACTCACGATATCCCTCCTAAAAAATTGATGTATGACGAGTCAGGAATCGGGCACGGATACAAAAAAATCGCCCCTATCGCTAGGGACGAACATGAGCCGTGGTACCACCCGAATTTAACCTGAACGAATGAAAAAAGCAATAAAAAAAGATACCACGCAAGGGACGAATTCTCTCCGCGGTACCACCCTAATCAAATCTGTTCAGATTCTCTTGACGGTCGATAACGTGACCAAACGGTGCAGCCTACTATCAGTTCAGCCGACAGCTCGGGAAGGAACTTCCGCCAACACCTTCCTCGGCTCACACCACCCGCCGAGTCTCTGAAAGAAGAATGAAAACGTACTTTATTCCGTCATTGCCTGTGTCATATGCACTTTCTATTATAGCGACAGAAACAAAAAGTGTCAACCTGTTACATGGATAAAAATAAAAAAATTATCGCATAACTTATAAAAACAGGGGAATGGGCGGTGGTGACTAATGTTTTACAGGTGATTTGGGCAAACGACTGATGGTCAAAAGCCGTTTGTGTGATAATGCTGCTACATTTTGCTGACGGGAAGGGTGAGGGAGTGTCCTTTGACAGAGGAACAATGCACAAAAGTGCCGTGCGTGTTGGACAACAGAAAAGGACAGACCGACAAAGAGAGGCACGGTACACATCGCGAGCATTCCTTCTGCGGTGCAGAAAAAAGGACAGACCGATAAGGCCTGTCCCTTGCATGCGATATATTATTTGAGTGCCGCTTTGACTTCTTCTGCGGAGTTGGAGAAGATCATCGTGGAGAAGTAGTCCTCGATCGTTTCTGCGCGGCGGATAAGCTGTACCGAGCCGTCTTCTTTTAAGAGAAGCTCTGCACTGCGGAGCTTGCCGTTGTAGTTGAAGCCCATTGCGTGACCGTGTGCGCCTGCATCGTGGATCACGATGGTGTCGCCGATGTCGATCTTCGGCAATGCGCGGTTGATGGCGAATTTGTCATTGTTTTCGCAGAGCGAGCCTGTTACGTCGTAGACGTGGTCGAGCGGTGCGTTTTCTTTGCCGATGACGGTGATATGGTGGTACGAGCCGTAGAGTGCGGGGCGCATGAGGTTTGCCATGCACGCATCGAGGCCGATGTAGTTTTTGTACGTTTCTTTTTTGTGGATGGCTTTCGCTACGAGATAGCCGTACGGTCCCGTGATAGAACGGCCGAGTTCGAGCGCGATCTTAAGTGGGCCGAGGCCGCAAGCTACGATCGTGTCGTTGTATGCTTTTTCGATGCCTTTGCCGACGTATTCAAGGTCTACTGCTGTATCTTCCGGGCGGTACGGGATACCGACGCCGCCGCCGAAGTTAACAAGCTCGATGTCGATGGCGAGTTTGTTTTTAATTTCAACAACGAGGTTGAAGATCATCTGTGCCGTTGCGATGAAACAGTCGGGGTTCAGCTCATTCGAGATGACCATCGTATGAAGGCCGAAGCGTTTCGCGCCTTTTTCTTTGGCGATGCGGTATGCTTCGAGAAGCTGATCGTGCGTAAGACCGTATTTTGCTTCTTCCGGCGTGCCGATAATGGTGTTGCTCGATTTCTGGAGCGGGCCCGGGTTGTAGCGGAACGAGATCATTTCGGGCATACCTGCGTGTTTTTCGAGGAAGTCGATATGCGTGATGTCATCGAGGTTGATGACAGCGCCGAGCGAGC from Selenomonadales bacterium includes:
- a CDS encoding amino acid permease encodes the protein MIAIGGAIGTGLFVASGETISVAGPGGALIAYGVIGLMVYFLMTSLGEMATYLPVSGSFGTYASRYVDGAFGFAVGWNYWFNWAITVAAEIIAGALIMKYWFPEVPAYIWSGIFLAILFILNYWSTRSFGEGEFFFAGIKVLTVIMFLITGAMLILGFGAPSPGFENWTVGEAPFVGGLGSILAIFMIAGFSFQGTEMIGIAAGESEHPEKNIPKAVHSIFWRIVLFYMGAFVVIGFLIPYTDPNLLNSSIENISISPFTLVFERAGMIAAASFINAVILTSVLSAGNSGLYVSTRMLYALAEEGKAPKLFLKLNKRGVPVPALCATAVFGLAAFVTSLIGEGAAYTWLVNISGMAGFLTWIGIAICHYRFRRAFKAQGRSLSELPYKASLFPFGPILALVLCLIVTAGQNYTAFTGDSIDWYGASVAYIGIPVFLAVYLYYKIKHKTKLIPLKEIDLSRHHD
- a CDS encoding sodium:solute symporter family protein, whose product is MSIQVVLVCLYIVFLFAISYYAQNLAKGTIANYVLAGRKLTTPLIMVTIVGLAVGGASTIGVAEQAYKVGLSAGWYTTAWGIGAIVMGLLVAKRYRKINITTIPEMLGRHYNKAGMVVGIFCQILIQLTIMSLQYVAGGSILCALMPDVFSLEGGMITSAIVFIGVTSIGGMWSSALANLLNVALQYIGVIVATVICVSMNGGLDAIAIRLPEGAPFFSFIDGVGLMTIISWIVVLITVNLSLQSIIQISLGAKDAKTARNGFVYGGLLMLPVGFICALLGVIARINFPDVSPALALPMTIMQLDPIIAGLTLAALWAADVSTACNLLLSSATLFSNDIYARTIDPNASQEKLVRITKILVVLLGILTLGLALTISGIIATLMIGLSLLAPFSLIILVTMFAPHLCRKSAAFNAIAAGIITLILWKFCPATHIFPQLIYQEWFVSMVVFFGTALFDKRKIDAIEKL
- a CDS encoding diaminopimelate decarboxylase, translating into MTEKTIPFSAEKLAEIMAEYPTPFHIYDEKAIVANVRRLIRAFSWAPSFQEYFAVKATPTPALLELLAKEGVGADCSSLPELILADLAGIKGESIMFTSNDTPAHEFVKARSLGAVINLDDITHIDFLEKHAGMPEMISFRYNPGPLQKSSNTIIGTPEEAKYGLTHDQLLEAYRIAKEKGAKRFGLHTMVISNELNPDCFIATAQMIFNLVVEIKNKLAIDIELVNFGGGVGIPYRPEDTAVDLEYVGKGIEKAYNDTIVACGLGPLKIALELGRSITGPYGYLVAKAIHKKETYKNYIGLDACMANLMRPALYGSYHHITVIGKENAPLDHVYDVTGSLCENNDKFAINRALPKIDIGDTIVIHDAGAHGHAMGFNYNGKLRSAELLLKEDGSVQLIRRAETIEDYFSTMIFSNSAEEVKAALK